The Candidozyma auris chromosome 1, complete sequence genome includes a region encoding these proteins:
- the SAC6 gene encoding fimbrin, translating to MNVLKFQKKYPELNQEEIFSIIDDFRNIDIDEKGWAEKKDVINAVAQKKKSSYDHVRETLKSVDVDASGHVELDDFIELIAKLKSEPSFHTSKQISGTQTHTPETSNSSITNTSSGHKTYIKGKTSGTTHTVNDEERTEFTRHINSVLADDPDIGSRLPFDTDTFQIFDECRDGLVLSKLINDSVPNTIDTRVLNMPGQKKKSLNNFQMSENANIVINSAKAIGCVVVNVHSEDIIDGKEHLILGLIWQIIRRGLLSKVDIKYHPELYRLLEDDESLEQFLRLPPEQILLRWFNYHLKNAGSQRRVANFSKDISDGENYTVLLHQLQPEHCDLSPLQTSDLAVRAEQVLRNADKIGMRKYLTPRALVSGNPKLNLAFVAHLFNNYPGLEPMEENEAPEIEEFDAEGEREARVFTLWLNSLDVDPPIVSLFDDLRDGLVLLQAFDKVLPGSVSFKHINKKPSSGAELSRFKALENTNYGVEIGKANNFSLVGIEGSDIVDGNKLLTLGLVWQLMRRNIVNTLSSLGNGKNVSDSDILKWANSQVSKGGKSGPIRSFKDQSLSNGVYLLDVLNGIKPGYVDYDLVYQDANMGEDEKYANARLAISIARKLGALIWLVPEDINEVRSRLILSFVGSLMSIADQI from the coding sequence ATGAATGTACTtaaatttcaaaaaaagtatCCGGAATtgaatcaagaagagatcttCTCTATCATCGACGATTTCCGCAATATCGACATCGATGAAAAGGGTTGggctgagaagaaggatgtCATCAACGCAGTCgctcagaagaagaagtcgTCATATGACCACGTACGGGAGACTCTCAAGAGCGTTGACGTGGACGCCTCGGGTCATGTTGAATTGGACGATTTTATTGAATTGATCGCTAAATTGAAGCTGGAGCCCTCTTTTCATACAAGTAAACAAATCAGCGGAACTCAGACGCACACTCCTGAAACTTCCAATTCATCTATCACCAATACTTCATCAGGTCATAAAACATACATCAAGGGAAAGACGTCAGGCACTACCCATACAGTtaatgatgaagaaagaacaGAGTTTACAAGACACATAAACTCGGTTCTTGCCGACGATCCGGACATAGGTAGCAGATTACCATTTGATACAGATACATTTCAGATCTTTGATGAGTGTCGCGACGGTTTAGTCTTATCTAAATTGATCAATGATTCTGTACCCAACACAATTGACACTCGTGTACTCAATATGCCTggccaaaagaaaaagtcgtTGAATAATTTTCAAATGTCTGAAAATGCCAATATTGTAATTAATTCAGCAAAGGCTATCGGCTGTGTCGTGGTAAATGTTCATTCGGAAGATATCATTGACGGCAAAGAGCATCTTATTCTTGGCTTGATATGGCAAATTATACGCCGTGGTTTGTTGTCGAAAGTTGACATTAAATACCATCCAGAGCTCTATAGATTACTAGAGGATGATGAGTCCTTAGAGCAGTTCTTGAGATTACCTCCTGAGCAAATCTTATTACGTTGGTTTAATTACCATTTGAAGAACGCGGGCTCCCAAAGACGTGTGGCaaatttctccaaagatATCAGTGATGGTGAGAACTACACTGTTCTTTTACATCAATTGCAACCCGAACACTGCGACTTATCTCCCTTGCAAACAAGTGATCTAGCCGTCCGTGCGGAGCAGGTCTTAAGAAATGCAGACAAAATTGGTATGAGAAAGTATTTAACTCCTAGGGCGCTTGTTTCTGGTAACCCGAAGTTAAATCTCGCCTTCGTTGCTCATTTGTTCAACAATTATCCCGGCTTAGAGCCAATGGAGGAAAATGAGGCTCCTGAGATTGAAGAGTTCGACGCTGAAGGCGAGCGCGAAGCCAGAGTCTTCACATTGTGGCTTAACTCATTAGATGTGGACCCGCCAATCGTGTCCttatttgatgatttgagaGATGGTTTGGTATTATTGCAGGCGTTCGATAAGGTCTTACCAGGAAGTGTCTCTTTCAAGCATATCAATAAGAAACCGTCAAGTGGTGCTGAACTTTCTCGTTTCAAGGCTTTGGAAAACACCAACTATGGTGTAGAAATTGGAAAGGCGAACAATTTTTCACTAGTGGGAATTGAGGGCTCAGATATTGTTGATGGCAATAAATTGTTGACGTTAGGTCTAGTGTGGCAACTCATGAGGCGTAACATAGTAAACACTTTGTCCAGCCTCGGTAATGGTAAGAATGTCAGCGATTCAGACATTTTGAAGTGGGCGAACTCTCAGGTCTCAAAAGGTGGAAAGAGTGGCCCTATTCGCTCCTTCAAAGATCAATCTTTGTCCAACGGCGTTTATCTATTGGATGTGCTCAATGGTATTAAGCCGGGTTATGTCGACTACGATTTGGTTTACCAAGATGCGAATATGGGAGAAGACGAGAAGTATGCGAACGCGAGACTAGCTATTTCGATTGCCAGAAAGTTAGGTGCGTTGATATGGTTGGTACCCGAGGATATCAACGAGGTGAGAAGTCGGTTGATATTGTCATTCGTCGGAAGTTTGATGAGCATCGCAGATCAAATTTAG
- a CDS encoding ubiquinol--cytochrome-c reductase subunit 7 has translation MELDNFFIDLKDKFDVAMSRDDLVYMGDSVQHYKIQEDVNGESIAFDITLLKSLEHRPEQGSIDANPFIRPEPELTVRNSFGYHEEFRIVLNKFPIVKNHFMLTTKEFVSQDTPLSPSELLAAFTLLAKLHEEDKDSQWFSFYNCGPQSGASQPHKHIQFMTLPDKYVPFCLDLLENTNRSSRASQGVAFQVPHVPFAHYVVALPEEKQVNESILSMAFSSLLSKALSVSEEHCEMSYNFCMTTKHMMMIPRRKAKFKNLIGINSCGYMGLILCKNSDIFEHVRRIGVLRILAKVVTPLAKTFVAYAGYREMGLKFNDLIAEENPIAQKAIARLPEDESYARNFRIITAHQCALSHQLLPANKVVKPEEDTHYLIPYLLEAEKEALEKKELDNIQI, from the exons ATGGAGCTTgataatttttttattgATTTGAAAGATAAGTTTGACGTTGCGATGCTGCGTGACGATCTAGTTTACATGGGGGACAGCGTTCAGCATTATAAAATTCAAGAGGACGTGAATGGAGAGTCGATTGCATTTGATATTACTTTGCTTAAAAGCCTCGAACATAGACCGGAACAGGGCTCAATTGATGCAAATCCCTTCATTCGACCGGAGCCGGAACTCACTGTCAGAAATTCTTTTGGATACCATGAAGAATTCAGAATAGTTTTGAATAAATTTCCCATTGTTAAAAATCATTTCATGCTAAcaacaaaagaatttgtttctcaagacaCACCACTCTCTCCATCGGAGCTATTAGCAGCATTCACTTTGCTTGCAAAGTTGCACGAGGAAGACAAGGACTCGCAatggttttctttttacAATTGCGGACCACAAAGTGGAGCATCGCAACCCCACAAACATATTCAGTTCATGACACTTCCCGATAAGTACGTCCCTTTCTgtcttgatttgcttgagaaCACAAACCGATCCTCTCGAGCTCTGCAAGGCGTCGCTTTTCAAGTTCCACACGTTCCTTTTGCTCACTATGTTGTAGCTCTtccagaagaaaaacaagtGAACGAGAGCATATTGCTGATGGCGTTTTCcctgcttcttctgaaaGCTTTGAGCGTGTCAGAAGAGCATTGTGAAATGAGCTACAACTTTTGCATGACAACTAAACatatgatgatgattcCTCGTCGAAAAgccaagttcaagaacttgatcGGTATTAATTCATGTGGCTACATGGGATTGATTCTTTGCAAGAACAGTGACATTTTTGAACATGTCAGAAGAATTGGAGTTCTTCGAATACTTG CAAAGGTCGTGACCCCACTTGCTAAAACATTTGTGGCCTACGCAGGCTACAGAGAAATGGGTTTAAA ATTCAATGATTTAATCGCCGAAGAGAATCCCATTGCTCAGAAGGCTATCGCAAGGCTTCCAGAGGATGAGAGCTATGCAAGAAATTTCAGGATTATAACAGCCCATCAATGTGCTTTATCACATCAGTTGCTCCCAGCTAACAAGGTCGTAAAACCTGAAGAAGACACGCACTATTTGATTCCATACCTTTTGGAAGCTGAAAAGGAAGCCttagagaaaaaagaattggatAACATTCAAATTTGA
- a CDS encoding tethering complex subunit PEP3 yields the protein MNVAGLTSPTFFIKDVRLSFDLENNIEGLSISNNLAYIVLGNRIHRFSLENPSNVDTVHLPRQYSSHRITQYWAHINSSHLIVQLDSFIVLYLHSAYTKFKVLYKLNGLGIHRLNYSNGSEDTESTEFIVTTTDNRVYVCFIKSHQGSKAEGKRDDKHVKQVFKADDRVLGVCISNVENRIYLFAGCKIFYWEKHTMHTQSLYMAFQAAPHTLYLAGNMHDFEIFIESGFYYAISHDGKLIETNDDEAKLASDSPLINSPFVNIDSLVTTSHYYVLLKNESLQVQDKLLTQPSKILRHKFDHHLKGIRIDPIFGTIWMYSASSIHELVYENENASIWYGYYSLGRYDDALRLLESSSDNLETSYYAGIVKAKKGYESLQRGGFGSQLSSEKDSSVFLDLQYDGVKLLAKSGESFEKVSLMLLKSHHQLSANIWNLELLIAYLSEKLKRAIREKSSVKITIIASWVIFLYARAAIPRENGGEGGRSFHAESSVGKLLTFITSYHGYLDAPTVYEILSKMHFHKAMLHFATLRGDYTYVVEYHIERQAWAEANNALLEAIKFECTLGKSLVYETSTILLQRCPQLCVETWLKIKDLEFQKLLPAIVTYNKRFGNSPVSENAALYYMSILIHEKSSRDASVLNTYLSMLMRHPDGDNSMSTKPLTKVLNHIHETKGNDDLTYDTKMILRLALDHKKLWPAVMIMIHEMRLYESSLKLAIDNNDLSLAEFVLQAFEDSLLQDNGRSLEQTTVVRSLDGDDSTIDLSEESHHLRKRLWILFAKFLLTSPSEAFKLSSNTIFQQQIDASTISMKEIMRYILSLAKKITHMRSPIDVKSLLQLLPESVEISELREIVVNSIDSYNDNISSLTLEMKESARISTKLRKQIVSHHETSHKGNIAVLVEAGEACSLCHRLLLEKSIVVFPNCQHAFHRDCVARFHLRQRGEYKFREILKRLRQYNLTSDRNELDSIFIRQCVLCHDANLGSIDEEIIDRDNDRAQLNEWSL from the coding sequence ATGAATGTTGCTGGTCTTACATCACCGACATTCTTTATAAAGGATGTCAGACTACTgtttgatcttgaaaataACATTGAGGGCTTGTCAATCTCAAACAACCTTGCATATATAGTACTCGGCAACAGAATTCACAGATTCTCCTTGGAAAACCCTTCGAATGTCGACACCGTTCATCTTCCGAGACAATATTCGAGTCACAGGATTACACAATATTGGGCACATATTAATTCTTCACATTTGATAGTCCAACTTGATTCTTTTATTGTGCTATACCTTCACTCCGCCTACACAAAGTTCAAGGTACTTTACAAACTCAATGGCCTAGGAATTCACAGACTCAATTACTCCAATGGAAGTGAAGACACAGAAAGTACAGAATTTATTGTCACAACCACTGACAACCGAGTATATGTCTGCTTTATAAAATCTCATCAAGGCTCGAAAGCCGAAGGTAAACGCGACGATAAACACGTCAAACAGGTATTCAAAGCTGATGATAGAGTGTTGGGTGTGTGCATCAGTAATGTCGAGAACAGAATCTATCTTTTCGCCGGATGCAAGATCTTCTACTGGGAAAAGCATACGATGCACACGCAATCTTTATATATGGCATTTCAGGCTGCTCCTCATACACTCTATCTAGCAGGAAACATGCACGACTTCGAGATTTTCATTGAGTCTGGCTTTTATTATGCGATATCTCACGATGGGAAGCTTATCGAAACAAATGATGACGAGGCCAAGCTCGCAAGCGACTCTCCGTTGATCAATAGCCCATTTGTCAATATCGACAGTCTAGTCACTACTAGCCACTACTATGTTTTACTAAAAAATGAGTCCTTACAAGTTCAGGATAAGCTTCTTACACAGCCTTCGAAAATTTTGCGTCACAAATTTGATCACCATTTAAAGGGGATCAGAATTGATCCGATCTTTGGGACTATTTGGATGTACTCTGCCTCGTCTATTCATGAGTTAGTTTATGAGAATGAAAATGCTTCAATATGGTATGGATACTATAGTCTCGGAAGATACGATGACGCTCTTCGATTATTGGAACTGAGCTCTGACAATCTTGAGACAAGTTACTACGCTGGTATCGtcaaagcaaagaaagggTACGAATCACTTCAGAGAGGAGGCTTCGGGTCACAGTTATCCCTGGAAAAAGACTCTTCAGTCTTTCTAGACTTGCAGTACGATGGCGTCAAGCTTCTCGCCAAACTGGGCgagtcttttgaaaaggtGTCATTGATGCTTCTTAAATCCCATCATCAGCTAAGTGCGAATATATGGAaccttgagcttttgataGCATATTTAAGCGAGAAATTGAAGCGTGCCATTCGAGAAAAACTGTCAGTCAAAATTACGATAATCGCTTCGTGGGTAATCTTTCTCTATGCCAGGGCTGCCATTCCTCGGGAAAATGGCGGTGAAGGTGGTCGATCTTTTCACGCTGAAAGTAGTGTTGGAAAGTTGCTTACATTCATTACCAGTTATCATGGATATTTAGATGCACCAACCGTTTACGAAATACTTTCTAAAATGCATTTTCATAAAGCGATGTTGCACTTTGCAACCCTTCGCGGCGATTATACTTATGTGGTCGAATACCACATCGAGCGACAGGCCTGGGCGGAGGCAAACAATGCGCTACTAGAAGCCATCAAATTCGAGTGCACTCTCGGAAAAAGTCTTGTTTACGAAACGTCTACAATATTACTACAGCGTTGCCCTCAACTTTGCGTTGAAACGTGGCTAAAGATCAAGGATCTCGAATTTCAGAAGCTTCTTCCTGCGATTGTAACATACAACAAGAGATTTGGCAATCTGCCGGTGTCAGAAAATGCCGCCTTATATTACATGTCCATATTGATTCACGAGAAGAGTTCGCGTGATGCATCAGTACTCAATACATACCTTTCAATGTTAATGCGACATCCAGATGGTGACAATCTGATGTCTACAAAGCCATTAACGAAGGTGTTGAACCATATTCACGAAACAAAAGGAAATGACGACTTGACATATGATACAAAGATGATTCTAAGACTTGCTCTAGATCACAAAAAGCTTTGGCCTGCAGTCATGATTATGATTCATGAGATGCGATTGTATGAAAGTTCTCTCAAGTTAGCGATTGATAACAATGATCTCAGTCTTGCGGAGTTTGTTTTACAGGCTTTTGAGGATTCTTTACTCCAGGATAATGGTCGCAGTCTTGAGCAAACGACAGTAGTTAGAAGCCTCGACGGGGATGACTCTACGATTGATCTCTCCGAAGAATCACATCATTTAAGGAAGAGACTTTGGATATTATTTGCCAAGTTTCTTTTGACAAGCCCCAGCGAGGCGTTCAAATTATCATCCAACACCATCTTTCAGCAGCAAATTGACGCTTCAACAATATCCATGAAAGAGATTATGCGGTACATCTTAAgtcttgcaaaaaaaatcactCACATGAGGAGTCCTATAGACGTCAAATCGTTATTGCAACTACTTCCTGAATCTGTCGAGATATCTGAGCTTCGAGAAATTGTGGTTAACTCAATTGACAGCTACAATGACAATATAAGTCTGCTTACGTTGGAAATGAAAGAGCTGGCTCGAATTTCCACCAAACTCAGAAAGCAAATAGTGTCACATCACGAAACATCTCATAAGGGCAACATTGCAGTGTTAGTTGAGGCGGGAGAGGCATGTTCTCTATGCCACAGATTGCTTCTCGAGAAGAGCATTGTGGTCTTTCCGAATTGTCAACATGCATTTCACAGAGACTGTGTCGCACGTTTCCACTTAAGACAACGGGGAGAGTACAAGTTCagagagatcttgaagagattgcGGCAGTACAACCTTACGAGTGACAGAAATGAGTTGGATTCGATATTTATTCGTCAATGTGTTCTATGTCATGATGCCAATCTAGGGCTGATCGACGAAGAAATAATTGATCGTGACAACGACAGGGCCCAATTAAACGAATGGAGTCTTTGA
- the SPB1 gene encoding 27S pre-rRNA (guanosine2922-2'-O)-methyltransferase, with the protein MGKTQKKNSKGRLDRYYYLAKEKGYRARSSFKLIQINEKFGHFLEKSKVVVDLCAAPGSWCQVASNLCPMNSLIIGVDIVPMKPLPKCILFQSDITTEDCRSKLRGHLKTWKVDTFLHDGAPNVGLGWVQDAFTQSQLVLKALKLAAEHLIQGGTFITKVFRSKDYNNLIWVFQQLFDKVEATKPPASRNVSAEIFVVCKGFKAPKKLDNRLLDLSEVFEEIVKPQESSEAKVFNPEKKTRKREGYEEGNYLLYKEMDLLDFIRDEEPIKHLGELNRLTEPPLDNKEWKLLLKMKLWSPELRECVNDLKVLGKKEFKRILKFRKQARSVLLLDQKSEEEGTEEVSPLTEEEQISQELASLQEKLRQKRKREKKAANESKQKEIKRLQMNMLTDMSIGIDAADNSSQTLFNLNAARKTGQIEALTNGKKRMVLSDKAQNTDVSFDDTESKPNSDSDISDLEDELELMYKQFKLRQAEKSSRLKSKLSRGHHEDENWEGIQSDSDSESESVSTIQDVDESDDEAIEDMAKNRDASSCTLTNEAHMFYSLNPILSKIDESVLLESLSSNSSGELKVLEGVSDSSEGHPTDDVMSDNFGIVADDSMDKRSDSHDSKVEIDTVEAMTLAHQVALGKKNLHDLIDEGINRYSFRDKDSLPDWFIEDEKKHSKITKPITKEAAATIREKQKQLNARPIKKVLEAQGRKKMRAVKRLEKLKKKSDLINEDTDKSEKDKADEIQRLMRKLSRKGATKPKATLVVAKGHNRGLSGRPKGVKGKYKMVDGVMKNEQRALKRISKKHRK; encoded by the coding sequence ATGGGTAAAacacagaagaagaacagtAAGGGCCGTTTGGATAGGTACTACTATCTTGCTAAAGAGAAGGGCTATAGAGCCAGATCCTCCTTTAAATTGATACAGATAAATGAAAAATTTGGTCACTTCTTAGAAAAGTCAAAGGTTGTTGTAGACCTCTGCGCGGCTCCCGGGTCGTGGTGCCAGGTTGCCTCCAATCTTTGTCCTATGAATTCATTAATCATCGGAGTGGATATTGTACCTATGAAACCGCTTCCTAAAtgtattctttttcaatcaGACATAACCACTGAAGATTGTCGCTCGAAATTACGTGGACATCTTAAGACTTGGAAGGTTGACACCTTTCTTCATGATGGCGCACCCAATGTCGGACTAGGGTGGGTTCAAGATGCATTCACCCAATCGCAGCTTGTCCTCAAAGCTCTCAAGCTTGCCGCTGAGCATCTCATTCAAGGGGGCACATTCATAACGAAAGTTTTCAGATCAAAGGATTACAATAATTTGATATGGGTATTTCAACAGTTATTCGACAAGGTGGAAGCAACAAAACCTCCGGCTTCAAGAAATGTGTCAGCTGAGATATTCGTTGTTTGCAAGGGATTCAAAGCTCCAAAAAAGTTGGACAATCGATTGCTCGACTTATCcgaagtttttgaagagattgtcaagCCACAAGAATCTAGTGAAGCAAAGGTTTTCAatccagaaaaaaagaccCGGAAAAGAGAGGGATatgaagaaggaaattATTTATTATACAAAGAAATGGACTTGCTCGACTTTATTCGGGATGAAGAACCAATTAAGCACTTGGGGGAGCTCAACAGATTGACTGAACCTCCTCTTGACAATAAGGAGTGGAAacttttgttgaaaatgAAATTATGGAGCCCTGAATTGAGGGAATGCGTCAATGATTTAAAGGTGTTGGGCAAAAAAGAGTTCAAGCGCATTCTCAAATTTCGTAAGCAAGCAAGAAGTGTGCTTTTGCTTGATCAGAAGAGCGAAGAGGAAGGCACTGAAGAAGTTTCTCCATTGACAGAGGAAGAACAAATCAGTCAGGAATTAGCATCCTTGCAAGAAAAGTTGCGTCAAAAACGAAAacgagagaagaaagctgcAAACGAGTCCAAGCAGAAGGAAATCAAGCGATTACAAATGAATATGCTTACTGATATGTCTATTGGTATCGATGCTGCTGACAATTCCTCTCAAACGCTTTTTAATTTGAATGCAGCCCGTAAGACGGGTCAAATTGAAGCACTTACAAAcgggaaaaaaagaatggtTCTTTCAGATAAAGCTCAAAATACCGATGTATCGTTTGATGATACAGAATCAAAGCCTAACTCAGACTCAGATATATCGGACCTTGAGGATGAGCTTGAATTGATGTATAAACAATTTAAGCTTAGGCAAGCTGAGAAAAGTTCTAGACTCAAGTCTAAGCTTAGTCGAGGACAtcatgaagatgaaaattGGGAGGGTATTCAAAGTGACTCAGATAGTGAAAGTGAGTCCGTCAGTACGATCCAGGATGTCGACGAATCTGACGACGAGGCAATTGAAGACATGGCTAAAAATAGGGATGCTTCGCTGTGTACGTTGACGAATGAGGCACACATGTTCTATTCGTTGAACCcaattctttcaaaaatcgACGAGAGCGTGCTTCTTGAATCTTTGTCGTCCAATTCATCAGGCGAATTGAAGGTTTTGGAGGGTGTTAGCGATTCCTCAGAGGGTCATCCAACGGATGATGTTATGAGTGATAATTTTGGCATCGTTGCTGATGATCTGATGGATAAGAGAAGCGATTCACATGACTCAAAGGTCGAAATCGACACAGTAGAGGCAATGACACTAGCGCATCAAGTTGCGTTGGGtaaaaaaaatcttcatGACCTTATCGATGAGGGAATCAATAGATATTCTTTCCGTGATAAAGATAGCTTACCAGATTGGTTCATAgaggacgagaagaagcactCAAAGATCACTAAACCAAtcacaaaagaagctgctGCCACAATTAGGGAGAAACAAAAGCAACTCAATGCACGTCCGATCAAAAAAGTCTTAGAAGCACAGGGTcgaaagaagatgagagcTGTGAAAAGACTCGAAAAgttaaagaaaaaaagcgaTCTCATTAATGAAGATACAGATAAGAGTGAAAAAGATAAGGCTGATGAAATTCAGAGGTTGATGCGCAAGCTATCGAGAAAAGGCGCTACAAAACCTAAAGCAACTCTTGTTGTGGCGAAGGGACACAACCGTGGCTTGAGTGGAAGGCCAAAAGGTGTGAAAGGTAAGTATAAGATGGTGGACGGTGTCATGAAAAATGAACAAAGAGCATTAAAAAGAATATCCAAGAAGCATCGGAAATAA